Proteins from one Cicer arietinum cultivar CDC Frontier isolate Library 1 chromosome 3, Cicar.CDCFrontier_v2.0, whole genome shotgun sequence genomic window:
- the LOC101509813 gene encoding aspartic proteinase PCS1 produces MRAHTNSTNPCLKILIFLILQTFLPFMTHFKNFKSEAKILTLPLKSQVIPSGYLPRPPNKLRFHHNVSLTVSITVGTPPQNVTLVIDTGSELSWLHCSNNTTNRVSSDPFFNPNLSSSYTPISCSSTTCTTRTRDFPIPASCDSNNHCHATLSYADASSSEGNLASDSFGFGGPINPGIVFGCMDSSISTNSDGDFNTTGLMGMNLGSLSLVSQLKIPKFSYCISGSDFSGILLLGESNISWVGSLNYTPLVQMSTPLPYFDRAAYSVRLMGIKVSDKLLNLSNIILAPDHTGAGQTMFDLGTQFTFLLGPVYSILREEFLSQTNSTLRVMDDPNFAFQLAMDLCYRVPLNQSKLPELPSVSLVFDGAEMRVSGEQVLYEVPSGIIGNDSVYCFTFGNSDLLGVESFIIGHHQQQNMWMEFDLVNSRVGLAHVQCDLVSQKVLGYGYLGPHD; encoded by the coding sequence atgagAGCACACACCAATTCCACAAACCCATGTCTCAAAATTCTCATTTTTCTCATTCTACAAACTTTTCTACCATTCATGACCCATTTCAAAAACTTCAAATCTGAAGCCAAGATTCTAACTTTACCACTCAAATCACAAGTAATCCCATCTGGGTATCTTCCAAGACCACCAAACAAGCTTAGGTTTCATCACAATGTAAGTCTCACCGTCTCAATTACTGTTGGCACCCCCCCACAAAACGTGACCTTAGTCATTGACACAGGTAGCGAGCTTTCTTGGCTTCATTGCAGTAATAACACAACTAACCGGGTTTCATCCGACCCGTTTTTTAACCCTAATTTATCTTCTTCCTACACCCCCATTTCTTGCTCTTCCACCACCTGCACGACCCGAACCCGAGATTTCCCCATACCCGCTTCATGTGACTCCAACAATCATTGTCACGCTACTCTCTCATACGCAGATGCTTCTTCCTCTGAAGGGAACCTTGCATCTGATTCATTCGGGTTTGGAGGACCCATTAACCCGGGTATCGTATTCGGGTGTATGGATTCGAGTATTAGCACAAATTCCGATGGTGATTTCAATACAACCGGGTTAATGGGTATGAATCTCGGGTCACTTTCATTAGTTTCTCAACTCAAGATACCCAAATTCTCGTATTGTATATCGGGTTCGGATTTCTCGGGTATTCTTCTTCTCGGAGAGTCCAATATATCGTGGGTCGGGTCATTAAACTATACCCCTTTGGTTCAAATGTCCACTCCTTTACCCTATTTTGATCGGGCCGCGTATTCGGTTCGACTCATGGGAATTAAGGTTTCGGATAAATTACTAAATTTATCGAATATTATACTCGCTCCAGATCATACTGGAGCGGGTCAAACTATGTTTGATTTAGGTACTCAATTTACGTTTTTACTTGGGCCGGTTTATAGTATTTTAAGAGAAGAGTTTCTAAGTCAAACAAATAGTACTTTACGGGTAATGGACGATCCGAATTTTGCGTTTCAATTAGCAATGGATCTTTGTTATCGGGTCCCGTTGAACCAATCGAAATTACCCGAATTGCCTAGTGTTAGTTTAGTTTTTGATGGAGCCGAAATGAGGGTTTCGGGTGAACAAGTTTTATATGAGGTTCCAAGTGGAATTATAGGGAATGATTCGGTATATTGTTTCACATTTGGGAACTCGGATTTACTAGGTGTAGAGTCGTTCATCATTGGCCATCACCAACAACAGAATATGTGGATGGAGTTTGATCTTGTGAATTCAAGGGTTGGTTTGGCCCATGTACAATGTGATTTGGTGAGTCAGAAGGTGTTGGGCTATGGGTACTTAGGCCCACATGATTGA